A genomic region of Phocoena sinus isolate mPhoSin1 chromosome 18, mPhoSin1.pri, whole genome shotgun sequence contains the following coding sequences:
- the EXOSC8 gene encoding exosome complex component RRP43 gives MAAGFKTVEPLEYYRRFLKENCRPDGRELGEFRTTTVNIGSIGTADGSSLVKLGNTTVICGIKAEFGAPPTDAPDKGYVVPNVDLSPLCSWRFRSGPPGEEAQVASQFIADVIENSQVIQKEDLCISPGKLAWVLYCDLICLNHDGNILDACTFALLAALKNVQLPEVTVNEETALAEVNLKKKSYLNIRTHPIATSFAVFDDTLLIVDPTEEEENLATGTLTVVMDEEGKLCCLHKPGGSGLTGAKLQDCMSRAVTRHKEVKKLMDEVFKSMKPK, from the exons ATGGCTGCCGGATTTAA AACTGTGGAACCTCTGGAGTATTACAGAAGATTTTTG aaagagaatTGCCGTCCTGATGGAAGAGAACTTGGTGAATTCAGGACCACAACTGTCAACATAG GTTCAATTGGTACTGCAGATGGTTCTTCTTTAGTGAAGCTGGGAAATACTACAGTAATTTGTGGAATTAAAGCG GAATTTGGAGCACCACCAACAGATGCCCCTGATAAAGGATATGTTG TTCCTAATGTGGATCTATCACCTCTGTGTTCCTGGAGATTTCGGTCTGGACCTCCTGGAGAAGAGGCCCAGGTGGCCAGCCAGTTCATTGCAGATGTCATTGAAAA TTCACAGGTAATTCAGAAAGAGGACTTGTGTATCTCTCCAGGAAAG CTTGCTTGGGTTCTATACTGTGATCTCATTTGCCTCAACCATGATGGAAACATTTTGGATGCTTGCACCTTTGCTTTGTTAGCAGCTTTAAAAAATG TACAGTTGCCTGAAGTTACTGTAAATGAAGAAACTGCTTTAGCAGAAgttaatttaaagaagaaaagttatttGAATATTAGAACTCATCCAATTGCAACTTCCTTTGCTGTGTTTGATGA cactcTGCTTATAGTTGACCCTACTGAAGAGGAGGAAAACCTGGCAACTGGAACCTTAACAGTAGTAATGGACGAGGAAGGCAAGCTATGTTGTCTTCACAAACCAG GTGGAAGTGGACTGACTGGAGCTAAACTTCAAGACTGTATGAGCCGAGCagttacaagacacaaagaagtaaaaaaactGATGGATGAAGTATTTAAGAGTATgaaacccaaataa